The Deinobacterium chartae sequence TGGCAAGGCCGTAGAACAGCTCACGCACCTCGGAGCGCTCGTGACTGACGATGCTGGCGACCAGGCTGCCGCGCCCGCGCCGGGCGAGTTCGGCGGCCTCGTCGGGGCCCTGGTAGGGCATCAGGGTCACCACCGGACCGAAGGCCTCGAGTTCGTGCGGGGCGCTCGCCTCGAGGGGGCGCTCGCAGTACAGCACCGTGGGGGCCATGAAGCCACCCGCCTCCCAGTCGCCGCCGAGCAGTTCGGGGCGCTCGTGGCCCAGCAGCAGCTCGGCCTCGGCGCACAGGGCCTGCACGACCTTGACGGTCTCGTCACGCTGGTGGGCGTTGACCAGCGGCCCCATGCGCACGTCGTCGCGGGTGGGGTCACCCAGGGTGATCTTTGACAGGCGGGCGCGCAGCGCCTCGCTCACCGCCTCCACCCGGTCGCGCGGCACGATGACGCGGCGGATCGCCGTGCACTTCTGACCGGCCTTGGCGGTCATCTCGTTCACGACCTCGCGCACGAACAGGTCAAACTCGGGCTGTCCGGGCTGCACGCTCTCCCCCAGCACGATGGCGTTGAGCGAGTCGGCCTCGGTGTTAAAGGGAATGCTGCGCGCCACGATGTTCGGGTGGGTCTTGAGCTTGCGGGCGGTGGCGGCCGAACCGGTAAAGGTCACCACGTCCTGCTCCTCGAGGTGGTCGAACAGGTCGCCCGCGCCGCCGCAGATCAGCTGCAGCGAACCTTCGGGCAAGATGCCCGACTCGATGATGGCGTGCACCACCCGCTCGGTGAGGTAAGCGGTCTGGGTGGCGGGCTTGACCAGCGAGGGCACCCCGGCGACGAAGCTGGGTGCGAATTTTTCCAGCATGCCCCACACCGGAAAGTTAAAGGCGTTGATGTGCACGGCCACGCCCTCGCGCGGAACCAGCACGTGCTGCCCTACGAAGGTTCCGCGCTTGGAGAGGCGCTCGACTTCGCCCTCGACTAAAAAGCGCTCGTTGGGGAGTTCCCGGCGGGTCAGGCTGGAGTACGAAAACAGCGTGCCGATGCCGCCTTCGATGTCTACCCAGCCGTCACGGCGGGTGGCTCCGGTGCGGTAGGACAGCTCGTAGAACAGTTCCTTGCGCTCGGTCAGGTAGCCGGCCAGGGCGCGCAGCATGGCGGCGCGCTGGTGAAAGGTGGTGCGGCGCAGCGCGCGGCCCTGCTCGCGGCCGTAGCGCAGCGCCGCCGCGAAGTCGAGGCCGTCGCTGGAGACCAGCGCGACCGGGGCGCCGTAGGCAGCGTCGCGCACCAGCGTGCCACCGCTCCCCTCGACCCAGCGTCCCTCGAGGTAACTGGCGAGGCGGGTGGCGGTTTCGGAAGGAAAGGCAGGAGTGGTCATACGGGTCCTTTCGCACGGCGGGGCAGCGCCTGAGGCCGCTCCCGGAAGGCACAGGTTCAGACGGTCTTGAAGGCCTCGAAAGGCTCGCGGCAGGCGTTGCAGACGTGAATGGTCTTGCACAGCGTCGGCCCGAAGGTGTTCTTGACGGCGGTATTGAATGAGCCGCAGCGGGGGCAGCGCGGCGGGTTCGCCTCGAGGGCGATCAGCGGCGTGTCCCCGGCGGGCGTGGGCGGGGCGATGCCGTAGGCCTCGAGCTTGCGCCGCGCCTCGGGGCTGATCCAGTCGGTGGTCCACGGCGGCGAGATCACGCTCTGCACGCTCACCTCGAGGCCGAGTGCCCGCACCGCCGCTGCGACCTCGTCGCGGATGACGTGCAGGGCCGGACAGGCCGAGAAGGTGGGGGTGATGGTCACGCGGGCGCGGCCCTCCTCGAGGTGCACCGCGCGCACGATCCCCATCTCGACCACGTTCACCACCGGAATCTCGGGGTCAAGCACCCGGGCGAGCGCGTCCCAGACCTCGCGCTCGCTGGGGCGGGCCAGCGGGTTTACCACGCGACCGCCTCGGGGTCGGCGCGGGCCACCCCCTGCATCTCGGCGAGCAGTTCGGGCAGGTGAGGGCTGTGCTGGTCACGGGACCAAACGTCCTCGGGCGCGCCCCAGGCTGGAACGCTCAGACCGCAGGCCCCCAGGTGCTGCCGGGTGCTCTCCTCCCAGCGGGGCCGCAGCGCGCTCAGGTCGGGCAGCAGACCCTGAGCGGCCAGCTCGGCCTCGCCGGGCAGCGGGACGAACAGCTGCGCGCTCAGCGGCCACTGCAGCTCGAGGGCTGCCTGGGTGCGGCGGCGGGACTCGTCGGTGCCCAGCCCCAGGCGCTGGATCCACAGCGCGCTGTG is a genomic window containing:
- the paaZ gene encoding phenylacetic acid degradation bifunctional protein PaaZ, which produces MTTPAFPSETATRLASYLEGRWVEGSGGTLVRDAAYGAPVALVSSDGLDFAAALRYGREQGRALRRTTFHQRAAMLRALAGYLTERKELFYELSYRTGATRRDGWVDIEGGIGTLFSYSSLTRRELPNERFLVEGEVERLSKRGTFVGQHVLVPREGVAVHINAFNFPVWGMLEKFAPSFVAGVPSLVKPATQTAYLTERVVHAIIESGILPEGSLQLICGGAGDLFDHLEEQDVVTFTGSAATARKLKTHPNIVARSIPFNTEADSLNAIVLGESVQPGQPEFDLFVREVVNEMTAKAGQKCTAIRRVIVPRDRVEAVSEALRARLSKITLGDPTRDDVRMGPLVNAHQRDETVKVVQALCAEAELLLGHERPELLGGDWEAGGFMAPTVLYCERPLEASAPHELEAFGPVVTLMPYQGPDEAAELARRGRGSLVASIVSHERSEVRELFYGLASAHGRVLVLNRDSAPESTGHGSPLPQLVHGGPGRAGGGEELGGVRGIKHYMQRTAVQADPTTLGAITGEYVTGGEVLEDRVHPFRKTFDELRIGDSYLTHRRTITEADIVNFANLSGDHFYAHLDEIAARDSIFGRRVAHGYLLVSVAAGMFVSPAPGPVLANYGLERLRFIEPVGIGDTIRARITAKRKIRKDAKPGERPTGVVEWAVEITNQNDQLVATYTILTLVERAAD
- the paaD gene encoding 1,2-phenylacetyl-CoA epoxidase subunit PaaD; the encoded protein is MVNPLARPSEREVWDALARVLDPEIPVVNVVEMGIVRAVHLEEGRARVTITPTFSACPALHVIRDEVAAAVRALGLEVSVQSVISPPWTTDWISPEARRKLEAYGIAPPTPAGDTPLIALEANPPRCPRCGSFNTAVKNTFGPTLCKTIHVCNACREPFEAFKTV